A part of Dryobates pubescens isolate bDryPub1 chromosome 3, bDryPub1.pri, whole genome shotgun sequence genomic DNA contains:
- the DNAJC5G gene encoding dnaJ homolog subfamily C member 5G, which translates to MADPGRPQRKLSRVGESLYRVLGLQKGSSPEEIKRAYRKLALKYHPDKNPDDPSAAERFKEINSAHATLSDEDKRRLYDQYGSLGLYVAEQFGDDAVKHYFLMSKWWFRALALCCGILTCCCCCCCCFFCCGTCCPPKEDESYKYVDPKDLEAQMHAEDSGQQIPMVSQPHPASVEPLPAVSARNDA; encoded by the exons ATGGCGGATCCCGGACGGCCGCAGCGGAAGCTGTCCCGGGTCGGGGAGAGCCTTTATCGGGTCCTCGGCCTGCAGAAGGGTAGCTCCCCCGAGGAGATCAAGCGGGCTTACCG GAAGCTGGCCCTCAAGTACCACCCGGACAAGAACCCCGACGACCCGTCTGCCGCCGAGCGCTTCAAGGAGATCAACAGCGCTCACGCCACACTGAGCGATGAAGACAAGCGCCGGCTCTACGACCAGTACGGCTCCCTGGGGCTCTACGTGGCCGAGCAGTTCGGGGATGATGCCGTTAAGCActacttcctcatgtccaagtGGTGGTTCCGG GCCTTGGCCCTGTGCTGTGGCAttctcacctgctgctgctgctgctgttgctgcttcttCTGCTGCGGGACATGCTGCCCGCCGAAGGAGGATGAGTCCTACAAGTACGTTGACCCCAAGGACCTGGAGGCGCAGATGCACGCAGAGGACAGTG GTCAACAGATACCCATGGTGTCACAGCCCCACCCTGCCAGTGTGGAGCCGTTGCCAGCTGTCAGCGCCAGGAACGATGCCTGA